One window from the genome of Dyadobacter sp. CECT 9275 encodes:
- a CDS encoding endo-1,4-beta-xylanase codes for MINSQGLRFCCRFVAVSVALLSSNNLLAQKTLKSAYRDFFPVGVAVAPRNLTGPEAELIIAQFSSLTPENAMKMGPIHPEPDRYAWQDPDAIIAFAQNNGMKVRGHTLCWHNQTPRWFFTDSTGRQVSREVLLGRLKRHISEVVGRYKGKIYAWDVVNEAVPDTGISIYRRSKFYEIIGEDYIEKAFEYAHAADPDAKLFYNDYNTENTAKREKIYQLVKKLKDKGVPVDGVGLQGHWSIYEPTAQELEKSISQFASLGVAVQITELDISVHPKEHVRRAKKPADTGELTAEMIAKQAAQYKMLFDVFRKYKGVVTGVTFWNVSDKSSWLDNFPVPGRKDYPLLFDENYKPKKAFEGVVNF; via the coding sequence ATGATAAACTCGCAAGGATTAAGGTTTTGTTGTCGATTTGTGGCTGTATCGGTGGCATTACTTTCTTCAAATAATCTTTTGGCCCAAAAAACGCTGAAGAGTGCCTATCGGGATTTCTTCCCCGTTGGTGTGGCAGTTGCACCAAGAAATCTTACAGGGCCTGAAGCGGAATTAATCATAGCGCAATTCAGCAGTCTGACGCCCGAAAATGCCATGAAAATGGGACCAATCCATCCCGAACCAGACCGGTATGCCTGGCAGGATCCGGATGCCATCATAGCTTTTGCCCAAAATAATGGCATGAAAGTAAGGGGCCATACCTTGTGCTGGCACAATCAGACACCGAGATGGTTTTTTACAGATTCAACTGGCCGGCAGGTAAGCCGTGAAGTGCTTCTGGGGCGGTTGAAACGGCATATCAGTGAGGTTGTGGGTCGCTACAAGGGAAAGATTTATGCCTGGGATGTGGTGAATGAAGCTGTGCCCGACACAGGAATAAGCATTTACCGCCGGTCGAAATTTTATGAAATAATAGGGGAAGATTATATTGAAAAGGCATTTGAATATGCCCACGCAGCGGATCCCGATGCCAAGTTGTTTTATAATGATTACAACACTGAAAACACGGCAAAAAGGGAGAAGATCTATCAGCTTGTCAAAAAGTTAAAGGACAAAGGTGTACCCGTAGATGGTGTCGGATTACAGGGGCACTGGTCCATTTATGAGCCAACTGCCCAAGAGCTTGAAAAATCCATCAGTCAATTTGCGAGCCTGGGTGTGGCGGTCCAGATTACCGAGCTTGATATTTCCGTGCATCCGAAAGAGCATGTAAGACGTGCTAAAAAGCCAGCAGATACAGGAGAGCTGACTGCTGAGATGATAGCGAAACAAGCGGCTCAGTACAAAATGCTTTTCGACGTATTCAGAAAATACAAAGGCGTCGTTACCGGCGTCACGTTCTGGAATGTGTCGGATAAATCCAGTTGGCTGGATAATTTCCCGGTACCCGGCAGAAAAGATTATCCGCTTTTGTTCGACGAAAACTATAAACCCAAAAAAGCCTTTGAAGGGGTTGTCAATTTCTGA
- a CDS encoding sialate O-acetylesterase, which translates to MRTSKLLSLLILFFSNSLSAQIRLPRLIGDNMVLQREQPVEIWGWASPKEKVTVSLKNKSYSTAANAEGRWKIQLPAQPAGRGFEMALKGKNQLLIKNIAFGDVWFCSGQSNMVINMERVKERFATDIASANYPEIRNFFVQPRTSLNGPENDFPSGEWKAANPKDVLSFGAVTYFFARDLYDQYKVPIGIINSSVGGTPIEAWISEGGYKEFADIEKIIAQNKDTAYVNSFKRIIVRNNAQLTKVADQGQIEHWETSSYQPQGWRNFNIPGYWEDQGLKDLNGVVWFRREFEVPENWIGRPAKLYMGRIVDADEMYVNGKKIGNTTYQYPPRRYEIPADLLRSGKNTFVIRVANQAGKGGFVSDKPYFMSMNDEQIDLKGTWQYKVGEVYQPREKGNFGNQMVHQNQPTALYNAMVAPVLPMKLKGFIWYQGESNVDNPGPYNKLLPALINDRRRLWKELEIPFLVVQLPNFQDIDYTPAESNMALIREAQNQALRLKNTAVTVTIDLGEWNDIHPLNKKDIGKRLALSARNLAYHEKSVVCSGPRFRSQDILGDKIILTFDEVADGIRSRDGEDLRWFSIADYDKKFVWAKARLMGKDQVELFSELVKTPKYVRYAWQDNPEGVNFYNSEGLPAAPFRTDAEVLDDSKPWKGKKCAVVLTYDDALNVHLDHVIPALDSLCLKGSFYLTASSDAARNRISDWRAAAANGHELGNHTLYHPCDATRPGMSWVKPEYDLSRYSLARIQDEIKMCNAYLNSIDGKTKRTFAFTCGHKKIAEGEFIHTLSDEFVAARAVRHEMHTVDEQNLMDMDCYGMSGQTSDEMIALVNQAKESGRLLVFLFHGVGGEHALNVSSQDHSRLLRYLKENESDIYIDTLFNMAAHIRDVKK; encoded by the coding sequence ATGCGTACTTCGAAATTATTATCGCTGCTAATATTATTCTTTTCCAACAGTCTTTCTGCACAGATTCGTCTGCCTCGCCTGATTGGCGATAATATGGTATTACAGCGGGAGCAGCCAGTTGAAATTTGGGGCTGGGCATCACCTAAGGAAAAAGTTACAGTATCGCTGAAAAACAAAAGTTACAGCACTGCGGCTAATGCAGAAGGCAGGTGGAAGATTCAGCTCCCGGCACAGCCGGCGGGCCGCGGCTTTGAAATGGCATTAAAAGGTAAAAACCAACTTCTGATCAAAAATATTGCGTTTGGAGATGTGTGGTTTTGCAGCGGGCAAAGTAATATGGTCATCAATATGGAGCGTGTCAAGGAGCGTTTTGCTACGGATATTGCTTCGGCCAATTACCCCGAAATCCGGAATTTTTTTGTTCAGCCACGCACTAGTCTGAACGGCCCTGAGAATGATTTTCCTAGTGGAGAATGGAAAGCAGCGAATCCCAAAGATGTGCTGAGCTTTGGAGCGGTAACATATTTTTTTGCGAGAGATCTTTATGATCAGTATAAAGTACCAATCGGAATTATTAACAGCTCAGTAGGAGGTACGCCCATTGAAGCCTGGATCAGCGAGGGAGGTTACAAAGAGTTTGCAGATATTGAAAAGATCATTGCGCAAAATAAAGACACGGCTTATGTCAATTCGTTCAAACGCATTATTGTCAGGAACAACGCTCAGCTGACGAAGGTAGCCGATCAGGGACAGATCGAACATTGGGAAACTAGCAGTTATCAACCCCAAGGGTGGCGAAATTTTAATATTCCAGGTTATTGGGAAGATCAGGGATTGAAAGACCTGAATGGGGTGGTCTGGTTTCGGAGAGAATTTGAAGTTCCTGAAAACTGGATTGGCAGGCCTGCCAAACTTTACATGGGTCGTATTGTGGATGCTGACGAAATGTATGTCAATGGCAAAAAAATTGGAAATACAACCTACCAGTATCCGCCGCGCCGATATGAGATCCCGGCAGATTTACTCAGGTCTGGTAAAAATACATTTGTCATCAGGGTTGCAAATCAGGCTGGTAAAGGTGGTTTTGTTTCCGATAAGCCTTATTTTATGTCGATGAATGACGAGCAGATCGATTTGAAAGGAACCTGGCAGTATAAAGTAGGGGAGGTGTACCAACCCCGGGAAAAAGGAAATTTTGGCAATCAGATGGTGCATCAAAACCAACCCACGGCATTATACAACGCTATGGTGGCGCCTGTTTTACCCATGAAACTCAAAGGATTTATATGGTATCAGGGAGAGTCGAATGTCGACAACCCTGGGCCATATAACAAACTGCTACCCGCTTTGATTAATGATCGGAGACGTTTATGGAAAGAACTCGAGATCCCCTTCCTGGTGGTGCAGCTGCCCAATTTCCAAGACATAGATTACACGCCCGCGGAGAGTAATATGGCCCTGATCAGGGAAGCGCAAAACCAGGCACTTCGGTTAAAAAATACAGCTGTAACGGTAACAATTGACCTGGGCGAATGGAACGATATTCACCCTTTGAACAAAAAGGACATCGGGAAAAGACTGGCATTGTCCGCAAGAAACCTGGCTTACCATGAAAAGAGTGTAGTTTGCAGCGGTCCCAGATTCCGGTCTCAGGATATTTTGGGTGATAAGATTATTCTGACATTTGATGAAGTAGCAGATGGCATACGGTCCAGAGATGGAGAAGATTTACGCTGGTTTTCCATAGCAGATTACGATAAAAAGTTTGTTTGGGCAAAAGCCCGCCTGATGGGCAAAGATCAGGTAGAACTGTTCAGCGAGTTGGTGAAAACGCCTAAATACGTTCGCTACGCCTGGCAGGACAATCCAGAGGGAGTTAATTTTTATAATTCCGAAGGCCTACCGGCTGCGCCTTTTCGGACGGATGCCGAAGTTCTGGATGATTCAAAACCCTGGAAAGGGAAAAAATGCGCCGTTGTGCTGACCTATGACGATGCACTCAACGTCCATCTGGATCATGTGATTCCGGCGCTGGATTCTTTGTGTCTGAAGGGGAGTTTTTATCTGACAGCCTCGTCGGATGCAGCTAGAAACAGGATCAGCGACTGGCGCGCCGCTGCAGCCAACGGACATGAACTGGGTAATCACACGCTGTATCACCCCTGTGATGCCACCCGTCCGGGGATGAGCTGGGTAAAACCGGAGTATGATCTGAGCAGATACAGTCTGGCCAGGATACAAGACGAGATCAAAATGTGCAACGCCTATTTAAATTCAATCGACGGAAAAACGAAACGGACTTTTGCGTTTACCTGCGGACATAAAAAAATAGCCGAAGGGGAGTTTATCCATACACTTTCCGATGAGTTTGTAGCCGCAAGGGCTGTCAGGCATGAAATGCACACCGTTGACGAACAAAATCTGATGGATATGGACTGTTACGGTATGTCCGGGCAGACCTCAGATGAGATGATCGCACTGGTCAACCAGGCAAAGGAAAGCGGCAGACTCCTGGTTTTTCTTTTTCATGGGGTGGGAGGTGAGCATGCCTTGAATGTTTCCAGTCAGGATCACAGCCGGCTGCTGCGTTATTTGAAAGAAAATGAAAGCGATATCTATATCGATACCCTGTTCAATATGGCGGCGCATATACGTGATGTGAAAAAATAA
- a CDS encoding Gfo/Idh/MocA family protein: MQIERREFLSALALAGAAVFSGNPLLAATAPKKEKLGIALVGLGYYSTDLLAPALQMTQKCYLAGIVTGTPSKAEAWKTKYNIPDKNIYNYQNFDQIADNPDIDVVYVVLPPSMHREYVVRAAKAGKHVFCEKPMAPSVADCEAMIKACNSSKVKLAIGYRCQHDPNIQAIMKLAKEPKFGKVKMVTSAAGYFDARTDHWKQKKALGGGVMGDMGVYALQGARLATGEEPISVFAQASTTRPQIYKEVEETMMFMLDFPSGAKASCQTSFGINMNYLRVNYEKGWARLEPQSGYNGNKGSMSDGTLIEFAIKNQQAKQMDEDCDAILQGSDLLVPGEEGLRDIRVVEAIYKSAASGKVVKI, translated from the coding sequence ATGCAAATCGAAAGACGAGAATTTTTATCAGCCCTGGCTTTGGCGGGAGCGGCTGTATTTTCGGGTAACCCGCTACTGGCGGCTACGGCTCCGAAAAAGGAGAAACTGGGTATCGCCCTGGTGGGGCTGGGCTATTACAGCACAGATCTTCTGGCACCGGCGCTTCAGATGACCCAAAAATGTTATCTGGCCGGTATTGTTACCGGCACACCTTCCAAAGCCGAGGCCTGGAAGACAAAATATAATATTCCGGATAAAAATATCTATAACTATCAAAATTTCGATCAGATTGCAGACAACCCCGATATTGATGTAGTATATGTAGTATTGCCGCCTTCGATGCACCGGGAGTATGTTGTGCGCGCTGCAAAGGCAGGCAAACATGTCTTTTGCGAAAAACCTATGGCGCCCTCGGTAGCAGATTGTGAGGCGATGATCAAGGCTTGCAACAGCAGCAAAGTGAAATTGGCGATTGGCTACCGGTGTCAGCATGATCCTAATATCCAGGCCATTATGAAGCTTGCCAAGGAGCCAAAATTTGGTAAAGTAAAAATGGTTACCAGCGCGGCAGGTTATTTTGATGCACGCACCGATCACTGGAAACAAAAGAAAGCGCTCGGTGGCGGCGTCATGGGTGATATGGGCGTGTACGCTTTGCAGGGTGCGCGGCTGGCAACCGGAGAGGAACCCATTAGTGTTTTTGCCCAGGCTTCTACCACCCGTCCGCAGATTTATAAAGAAGTGGAAGAAACCATGATGTTTATGCTGGATTTCCCAAGCGGTGCAAAAGCATCCTGTCAGACCAGTTTTGGTATCAATATGAATTACCTGCGGGTCAATTATGAAAAAGGATGGGCGAGGCTTGAACCGCAGTCGGGTTACAACGGCAATAAAGGAAGTATGTCAGACGGTACCTTGATTGAATTTGCTATCAAAAATCAGCAGGCCAAACAGATGGACGAAGATTGCGACGCGATACTGCAGGGTTCGGATCTGCTCGTGCCGGGAGAAGAGGGGCTCAGAGATATACGGGTAGTGGAAGCCATTTACAAATCGGCGGCCTCGGGGAAAGTTGTAAAAATATAG
- a CDS encoding glycoside hydrolase family 43 protein → MEIRDLFSSVFFVGALFFSSCASAQTTHIVNPVLTGFYPDPSVVQVGTDYYLVNSTFSYFPGIPVFHSKDLKNWKQIGNVIDRPSQMDFMGEKLTRGLFAPAISFHNGTYYVTCTDIDHDGNFIVTSRNPAGPWSNPVRVPQVRGIDPSLFFDEDSKDYIVYNSDAPERKPLYPGHRTIRIYEIDPVTLKVTGQEKQLVNGGVDLSTKPVWIEAPHIMKRNGWYYLYAAEGGTSVNHTEVVFRSKSVWGPFIPYENNPILTQKGLPDDRIDPITSAGHAQFVDGPDGKTYAIFLAVRPYEGNFYNTGRETFMAPVEWKNDWPIINPHSKEIKYEYTVNYKEVKQKDANPQAGNFAYTLTFEKTLDPALLFMRTIDSSSFSLSKKSGLTMKLKPETIMEMGNPSFIGKRQQHLYCTTEVELTFSARSENEKAGLTIFQDESHFYFLSKSIENGKPMIQLYKSRTGKKDLELLAQMPFTDVSKPVKLRIIAEGDSYSFYFSKGASWQLLKDNVDAKFLSTQVAGGFIGCLFGMYATSNGEPATNNASFKYLKYSGNDPMYPKISK, encoded by the coding sequence ATGGAGATCAGAGATTTATTTAGTAGTGTGTTCTTTGTCGGCGCACTATTTTTTAGCTCATGCGCAAGTGCGCAGACTACTCATATTGTCAATCCTGTTTTAACTGGTTTTTACCCTGATCCCAGTGTAGTGCAGGTTGGAACGGATTATTATCTGGTAAATTCTACGTTCTCATACTTTCCGGGTATTCCCGTTTTTCATAGTAAGGATCTTAAAAACTGGAAGCAGATCGGAAATGTGATTGATCGCCCTTCACAAATGGATTTTATGGGCGAAAAACTCACCAGAGGTTTGTTTGCTCCCGCCATCAGCTTTCACAACGGTACCTATTATGTTACTTGTACTGATATTGACCACGACGGGAATTTCATTGTCACCTCCAGAAACCCCGCTGGCCCGTGGAGTAATCCTGTTCGCGTTCCGCAGGTCCGTGGCATTGATCCATCCCTTTTTTTTGATGAAGACAGCAAAGACTATATCGTCTACAACAGTGATGCTCCTGAGAGAAAACCGTTATACCCTGGCCACAGAACAATCCGGATTTATGAAATTGATCCTGTAACATTGAAGGTAACAGGCCAGGAAAAACAGCTGGTCAATGGTGGGGTAGACCTAAGCACGAAGCCGGTATGGATTGAAGCACCGCACATCATGAAAAGAAATGGCTGGTACTATTTGTATGCTGCAGAAGGCGGAACTTCGGTCAACCATACAGAAGTTGTTTTTCGCAGCAAATCGGTTTGGGGACCTTTTATTCCGTATGAGAATAATCCGATTCTGACTCAAAAAGGCTTGCCAGATGACCGTATAGACCCGATCACCTCGGCCGGTCATGCGCAGTTTGTGGACGGACCGGATGGCAAAACCTATGCCATTTTTCTTGCTGTAAGACCTTATGAGGGCAATTTTTACAATACAGGCCGCGAAACTTTCATGGCACCGGTTGAATGGAAGAATGACTGGCCGATCATTAATCCGCATAGCAAAGAAATCAAATATGAGTATACTGTAAATTATAAGGAAGTAAAGCAAAAGGATGCAAATCCGCAGGCTGGTAACTTTGCGTACACCCTCACTTTTGAAAAAACGCTGGATCCGGCGCTACTTTTTATGAGAACTATCGATAGCAGTTCATTCTCGTTATCAAAGAAAAGTGGCCTGACGATGAAATTAAAACCGGAAACGATAATGGAAATGGGTAATCCATCCTTTATCGGGAAACGTCAGCAGCATTTGTATTGCACAACCGAAGTGGAACTTACATTTTCCGCTAGGTCTGAGAACGAGAAAGCAGGGCTGACCATTTTTCAGGATGAATCTCATTTTTATTTTTTGAGTAAATCCATTGAAAATGGTAAGCCGATGATCCAGCTTTACAAAAGCAGGACCGGTAAAAAGGATTTGGAGCTATTGGCACAAATGCCTTTCACCGATGTTTCAAAACCGGTTAAACTGCGCATTATAGCCGAAGGCGATTCTTACAGCTTTTACTTTTCAAAGGGAGCGTCCTGGCAGCTACTGAAAGATAATGTTGACGCTAAATTTCTGAGCACGCAGGTTGCGGGAGGATTTATTGGTTGCCTGTTTGGTATGTATGCCACTTCAAACGGTGAACCAGCAACAAATAATGCCTCCTTTAAATATTTGAAATATAGTGGTAACGACCCAATGTATCCGAAGATATCAAAATAA
- a CDS encoding alpha/beta hydrolase-fold protein yields MKEFISLLMGILLFAPAGNAQEILKKMPAGYDVAQAGVPIGKIDSVTYRSNTVGTIRKALIYKPPGFDKKKKYPVLYLLHGIGGDEKEWLKGGNPHLILDHLYAEKKIEPMIVVMPNGRAMKDDRAEGNIMAPDKVAAFATFERDLLTDLIPFVEGKYPVLKDREHRAIAGLSMGGGQALNFGLGNLDQFAWVGGFSSAPNTRIPTELMPDPDQARKKLKLLFISCGDNDRLITFSKRTHDYMFEHQIPHVYYIEPGVHDFKVWKNGLYLFSQFLFKPVDQASLSKYTILGTRAETNIRTAQYPQILPDHRVVFRVKAPDAQKVQVDLGRKYEMQKDTSGYWTVTTDSIGKGFHYYSLLIDGVALADPASETFYGMGRMASGIEIPYRNGGYYALRDIPHGDIRLKRYFSRAMGTWREMNVYTPPGYDSSTEKYPVLYLLHGGGEDQRGWAKQGKTDLILDNLISEGKAKPMVIVMLDGNMGGSGGIAGFNENVLKQFENELKMGVIPFVESSFRVETDAKNRALAGLSMGGLQTLYAGIKNTEMFSSLGVFSSGWFANNTALSDPQYAFMKSNAEKINGNLKNFWVSMGGEEDIAFKNCQIMLAKFDEMGVKYKYSEYPGGHSWPVWRHDLFEFSQLLFK; encoded by the coding sequence ATGAAAGAGTTTATCTCCCTTTTAATGGGCATTTTGCTGTTTGCGCCAGCGGGTAACGCGCAGGAAATCCTAAAAAAAATGCCCGCAGGTTATGATGTTGCACAGGCGGGTGTGCCCATAGGGAAAATTGATTCGGTTACGTATCGGTCGAATACGGTTGGTACCATACGTAAGGCGCTGATTTATAAACCTCCTGGTTTTGATAAAAAGAAAAAATACCCAGTCCTATATCTATTGCATGGGATTGGAGGTGATGAAAAGGAGTGGTTAAAAGGGGGAAATCCGCACCTGATCCTGGACCATCTTTATGCCGAAAAGAAAATTGAGCCCATGATTGTGGTGATGCCCAACGGCAGGGCCATGAAAGACGACCGGGCAGAGGGAAATATCATGGCGCCCGATAAAGTGGCAGCATTTGCCACCTTTGAACGGGACCTTCTCACAGATTTAATCCCTTTTGTAGAAGGCAAATACCCGGTATTGAAAGACCGGGAGCACCGTGCCATTGCCGGGCTTTCCATGGGAGGTGGCCAGGCCTTAAACTTTGGTTTGGGGAACCTGGATCAGTTCGCCTGGGTGGGTGGTTTTTCGTCAGCTCCGAATACCAGAATTCCAACCGAGCTCATGCCCGATCCTGATCAGGCCAGAAAGAAATTGAAATTACTTTTCATATCCTGTGGAGACAACGACAGGCTGATCACTTTCAGCAAACGAACACATGATTATATGTTTGAGCATCAGATTCCGCATGTGTATTACATAGAGCCCGGAGTACATGATTTTAAGGTCTGGAAAAATGGATTATATCTGTTTTCGCAGTTTTTGTTCAAACCGGTCGATCAGGCCTCGTTATCCAAGTATACCATTCTGGGGACACGCGCCGAAACAAACATCCGCACGGCTCAATATCCGCAGATTTTACCAGATCACCGGGTAGTTTTCAGAGTAAAGGCGCCTGATGCACAGAAGGTTCAGGTCGATCTGGGCAGAAAGTATGAAATGCAAAAGGATACCAGTGGTTACTGGACCGTAACAACGGATTCTATCGGAAAAGGTTTTCATTATTATTCGCTTCTGATTGATGGCGTAGCGCTGGCCGATCCTGCGAGTGAAACCTTTTATGGCATGGGCAGAATGGCCAGTGGGATTGAGATTCCCTACCGCAATGGCGGTTATTATGCGCTGCGGGATATTCCCCATGGTGATATCCGGCTCAAAAGATACTTTTCCAGAGCCATGGGCACCTGGCGTGAAATGAATGTTTATACGCCTCCTGGTTATGACAGTTCCACAGAAAAATATCCCGTGCTGTACCTGCTTCATGGCGGTGGTGAAGACCAGCGTGGCTGGGCAAAGCAAGGTAAAACAGACCTGATTTTGGATAACCTGATTTCCGAAGGAAAAGCAAAACCGATGGTGATTGTGATGTTGGACGGAAATATGGGGGGCTCAGGCGGGATTGCCGGTTTTAATGAAAATGTGCTGAAACAATTTGAAAATGAACTAAAAATGGGTGTCATTCCATTTGTGGAAAGCAGTTTCAGGGTGGAGACGGACGCTAAAAACAGGGCGCTCGCCGGACTTTCCATGGGCGGGCTGCAAACTTTATACGCCGGGATAAAAAACACAGAAATGTTTTCGTCCCTTGGGGTATTCAGTTCCGGCTGGTTTGCCAATAATACGGCTCTTTCTGATCCGCAGTATGCTTTTATGAAATCCAACGCAGAAAAGATCAATGGCAACCTGAAAAACTTCTGGGTCTCAATGGGTGGTGAAGAAGATATTGCTTTCAAAAATTGCCAGATCATGCTTGCCAAATTTGACGAGATGGGGGTTAAGTACAAATACAGCGAGTATCCTGGAGGACATAGCTGGCCTGTCTGGAGACATGACTTGTTTGAGTTCTCACAGCTGCTATTTAAGTAG
- a CDS encoding glycoside hydrolase family 43 protein — translation MRRFNKNLIISFLIAVTVSGQAICQKTPEKIKPLVEGIYTADPSAHVFNGKIYIYPSHDVEAEVPQDDEGGHFQMRDYHVYSMDKIGGKVTDHGVVLDVKDVPWADKQMWAPDAAYKNGTYFLYFPAKDKEGVFRIGVATSKAPGGPFKAQAKPIEGSYSIDPAVFTDANGKSYMYLGGIWGGQLQRWHTGVYNKTLKTDLGKGHENEPALSAKVALMKEDMLSFAEPLRDVQILDATGKPLLASDASRRFFEGAWMHRFDGKYYFSYSTGDTHLLCYAEGTSPYGPFTYKGVIMTPVEGWTTHHSIVEVKGKWYLFYHDAELSGKTHLRNIKVRELFRDSNGNIKTITP, via the coding sequence ATGAGACGATTTAATAAAAATCTGATAATCAGTTTTTTGATTGCTGTCACCGTTTCCGGACAGGCGATCTGCCAGAAAACGCCTGAAAAAATCAAACCTTTGGTTGAAGGTATTTACACAGCAGATCCGTCAGCCCATGTTTTTAATGGGAAAATCTATATTTATCCTTCTCATGATGTGGAAGCAGAGGTACCGCAGGACGATGAGGGCGGGCACTTTCAGATGCGCGATTACCACGTGTATTCCATGGACAAGATCGGTGGTAAAGTGACCGATCACGGGGTGGTGCTCGATGTGAAAGATGTACCCTGGGCTGATAAGCAAATGTGGGCCCCGGACGCCGCCTACAAAAATGGGACTTACTTTCTTTATTTTCCTGCGAAGGACAAAGAGGGCGTCTTTCGCATTGGCGTTGCTACCAGCAAGGCACCGGGCGGACCTTTTAAAGCCCAGGCCAAGCCTATTGAAGGAAGTTACAGTATTGATCCGGCTGTGTTTACAGATGCTAACGGTAAGTCATATATGTATTTGGGAGGTATCTGGGGCGGGCAGCTCCAGCGCTGGCATACGGGCGTTTACAATAAAACTTTAAAGACCGATCTTGGCAAAGGCCATGAAAACGAGCCTGCTTTAAGTGCAAAGGTTGCCCTGATGAAGGAAGACATGCTATCATTCGCGGAGCCGCTGCGAGATGTGCAGATCCTGGACGCAACAGGTAAGCCTTTGCTTGCCTCCGATGCCAGCAGACGCTTTTTTGAAGGAGCATGGATGCATCGATTTGATGGAAAATATTATTTCTCTTATTCCACGGGCGACACCCACCTGCTGTGTTATGCAGAGGGAACGTCACCTTACGGTCCTTTTACCTACAAGGGCGTCATTATGACTCCGGTTGAAGGCTGGACAACGCACCATTCGATTGTTGAAGTAAAGGGGAAATGGTATCTGTTCTATCATGATGCTGAACTGTCGGGGAAAACCCATCTGCGCAATATAAAAGTAAGAGAGCTGTTCAGAGATAGTAATGGAAATATTAAGACAATAACTCCTTGA